A genomic stretch from Cloacibacterium caeni includes:
- a CDS encoding ribonucleoside-diphosphate reductase subunit alpha, whose protein sequence is MKKYKKKQEKFKKNMEEQNTDIWWLNEESEQMLNRGYLLKGETVEGAIDRITTAAAKRLYKPELIPAFKEMITKGWISFSSPVWANMGTQRGLPISCFNVHVPDHIEGITHKLGEVIMQTKIGGGTSGYFGELRHRGTAVTDNGKSSGAVSFMKLFDTAMDVVSQGGVRRGAFAAYLDIDHGDIEEFLNIKEIGSPIQNLFMGVCVPDYWMQDMIDGDMEKRKVWAKVLESRQKKGLPYIFFTDNVNRNKPQVYKDSGAVINASNLCSEIMLPSTADESFICCLSSMNLELYDEWKDTDAVKLAIYFLDAVLSEFIEKTEGNYYLSSARKFALRHRALGLGVLGYHSYLQKNMIPFESMEAKMFNAKAFKQIQEQSIQASKELANIYGEPEMLKGYGMRNTTTMAIAPTTSSSAILGQTSPGIEPFASNYYKAGLAKGNFMRKNKYLAKLLEEKGLDNEDVWREIMLNHGSVQHMTQLTQTEKDVFKTFKEISPMEIITQAGQRQQYIDQAQSLNLNIPASLAIKDVNNLMIEAWKLGVKTLYYQRSQSVSKELMVNFVTCSSCEA, encoded by the coding sequence ATCAAAAAATATAAAAAGAAACAAGAAAAGTTTAAAAAAAATATGGAAGAACAAAATACAGATATTTGGTGGTTAAATGAAGAGTCTGAGCAAATGCTAAACAGAGGTTACCTTTTGAAGGGAGAAACCGTAGAAGGCGCTATTGACAGAATTACTACAGCGGCAGCAAAACGCTTGTACAAACCAGAACTCATTCCTGCGTTTAAGGAAATGATTACCAAAGGTTGGATTTCTTTTTCGTCTCCAGTTTGGGCAAATATGGGAACTCAACGAGGTTTGCCTATTTCTTGTTTTAATGTTCACGTTCCAGACCATATCGAAGGCATTACCCATAAATTAGGAGAAGTGATTATGCAGACCAAAATCGGAGGAGGAACTTCTGGTTATTTTGGTGAACTGCGTCACAGAGGAACAGCCGTGACTGATAATGGTAAATCTTCAGGAGCGGTTTCTTTCATGAAATTGTTTGATACCGCGATGGATGTTGTTTCTCAAGGAGGCGTAAGAAGAGGAGCTTTTGCAGCATACCTAGACATTGACCACGGAGATATTGAAGAATTCTTAAACATCAAAGAAATTGGTAGCCCCATTCAGAACTTATTTATGGGAGTTTGCGTTCCAGATTATTGGATGCAAGACATGATAGACGGAGATATGGAGAAACGTAAAGTTTGGGCAAAAGTTTTAGAATCTCGTCAGAAAAAAGGACTTCCATATATTTTCTTTACCGATAATGTCAACCGTAATAAACCTCAAGTATACAAAGATTCTGGAGCGGTAATCAATGCGAGTAACCTATGTTCAGAAATCATGTTACCTTCTACAGCAGACGAAAGTTTCATCTGTTGTCTTTCTTCTATGAATTTAGAATTGTATGACGAATGGAAAGATACTGATGCAGTGAAATTAGCCATCTATTTCTTAGATGCGGTATTGTCAGAATTTATTGAGAAAACTGAAGGAAACTATTACCTTTCTTCAGCTCGTAAATTTGCTTTGAGACATAGAGCATTAGGTTTGGGCGTTTTAGGATACCACTCTTATTTGCAAAAAAACATGATTCCTTTTGAAAGTATGGAAGCGAAAATGTTCAACGCCAAAGCGTTCAAACAAATTCAAGAGCAATCTATTCAAGCATCAAAAGAATTGGCGAATATTTATGGCGAACCAGAAATGTTGAAAGGCTACGGAATGCGCAATACTACTACGATGGCAATCGCACCTACCACTTCTTCATCAGCAATTTTAGGGCAAACTTCCCCAGGAATTGAACCTTTTGCATCGAATTACTACAAAGCAGGTTTGGCAAAAGGAAATTTCATGAGAAAGAACAAATATTTAGCAAAATTGCTCGAAGAAAAAGGCTTAGACAATGAAGATGTTTGGAGAGAAATCATGCTGAATCACGGTTCTGTACAACACATGACACAGTTAACCCAAACCGAAAAAGACGTGTTCAAAACCTTCAAGGAAATTTCTCCAATGGAAATCATTACACAAGCGGGACAACGCCAACAGTATATAGACCAAGCGCAATCATTGAACCTGAATATCCCGGCTTCATTGGCGATTAAAGATGTCAACAATCTGATGATTGAAGCATGGAAACTAGGGGTAAAAACCTTATACTACCAGCGTTCACAATCTGTTTCTAAAGAACTCATGGTGAATTTTGTAACGTGTAGCTCTTGTGAAGCGTAA
- the glyA gene encoding serine hydroxymethyltransferase → MSNDIIFELIERERERQTNGIELIASENFVSENVMKAMGSVLTNKYAEGYPGRRYYGGCEVVDEVETLAIERAKQLFGVEYANVQPHSGSQANAAVYLSVLKPGDTVMGMDLSMGGHLTHGSHVNFSGINFRPIFYGVEKETGLIDYNQMREVALREKPKMLIAGFSAYSRDLDYAKFREIADEVGATLWADIAHPAGLVAKGLLNSPFEHCHVVTTTTHKTLRGPRGGMIMMGKDFENTYGHKTPKGETKMMSAVLDGAVFPGTQGGPLEHVIAAKAVAYAEAIDQKFETYTKQVVANARALSQAMIDRGFDIVSGGTDNHLMLVDLRNKNVNGKETEKALVKADITCNKNMVPYDDKSPFITSGIRLGTAAITTRGLLEKDMETIADLINEVVTNIKDENTLEQIKQKVHQLMEGRALFNG, encoded by the coding sequence ATGAGTAACGACATCATTTTTGAACTAATTGAAAGAGAAAGAGAAAGACAAACCAATGGTATAGAGCTAATTGCATCAGAAAATTTTGTTTCTGAAAATGTGATGAAAGCGATGGGAAGTGTCTTAACCAATAAATACGCAGAAGGTTACCCTGGTAGAAGATATTATGGAGGTTGCGAAGTGGTAGATGAGGTAGAAACACTGGCCATTGAAAGAGCAAAACAACTTTTCGGGGTAGAATATGCCAATGTACAGCCACACTCTGGTTCTCAGGCTAATGCAGCAGTTTATTTGTCTGTTTTAAAACCAGGTGATACCGTAATGGGAATGGATTTATCAATGGGAGGTCATTTGACTCACGGTTCTCATGTAAATTTTTCGGGAATTAATTTCCGTCCTATATTTTATGGAGTTGAAAAAGAAACAGGGTTGATTGATTATAACCAAATGCGTGAAGTAGCACTTCGTGAAAAACCAAAAATGCTGATTGCAGGTTTCTCTGCGTATTCTAGAGATTTAGATTATGCCAAATTCAGAGAAATTGCAGATGAGGTAGGCGCTACATTGTGGGCAGATATTGCACACCCTGCAGGTTTAGTTGCCAAAGGATTATTGAACTCACCATTCGAACATTGCCATGTAGTAACCACTACTACCCATAAAACGCTTCGTGGACCAAGAGGAGGAATGATCATGATGGGCAAAGATTTCGAAAATACGTATGGTCACAAAACACCAAAAGGCGAAACCAAAATGATGAGTGCCGTATTAGATGGAGCAGTATTCCCAGGAACTCAAGGTGGGCCGCTAGAACACGTAATTGCTGCAAAAGCAGTAGCCTATGCAGAAGCCATCGACCAGAAATTTGAAACCTACACCAAACAAGTGGTAGCAAACGCTAGAGCATTGTCTCAAGCAATGATAGACAGAGGTTTTGACATTGTAAGTGGAGGTACAGATAATCACCTGATGTTGGTAGACCTTAGAAATAAAAATGTAAACGGTAAAGAAACCGAAAAAGCTTTAGTAAAAGCAGATATTACGTGTAATAAAAATATGGTTCCTTATGACGATAAGTCTCCATTCATCACTTCTGGAATCAGATTAGGAACCGCTGCCATCACCACGAGAGGTTTATTAGAAAAAGATATGGAGACCATTGCAGATTTAATCAATGAAGTGGTGACCAATATCAAAGATGAGAATACCCTAGAGCAAATAAAACAAAAAGTACATCAGTTAATGGAAGGAAGAGCATTATTTAACGGATAA
- a CDS encoding polysaccharide biosynthesis/export family protein: MDKDINYNAEITQARFQGNKLMIGDVLDIKVTGYDEIAIKPFNLNTISQINNAEVGNTSSSANLNYTVDKEGEINFPTLGKIKVSGFTVDELKTDLEERLKKYLLEPIVIINQQNQKLTFLGEFNKKGMVTYSDERLNILQAIALGGGTNENSDLTNVRLIRNIDGKDQTITLDLTDYNLSNSPYYYIQNNDILYALPNRDAQIAANKTPILSKILTYSGVLGLLFAAYNFIKN, encoded by the coding sequence ATGGATAAAGACATAAACTACAATGCCGAAATCACCCAAGCCAGATTTCAGGGAAATAAGTTAATGATAGGAGATGTATTAGACATAAAAGTTACAGGTTATGATGAGATTGCCATCAAACCCTTTAACTTAAATACAATAAGTCAAATTAATAATGCCGAGGTAGGAAATACTTCTTCCTCAGCAAACTTGAATTATACAGTAGACAAAGAAGGTGAAATTAACTTTCCTACTTTAGGGAAAATCAAAGTTTCAGGATTCACAGTAGATGAACTGAAGACAGACTTAGAAGAAAGACTCAAAAAATATTTGCTTGAACCTATTGTCATCATCAATCAGCAAAATCAAAAATTAACTTTCTTAGGTGAGTTTAATAAAAAAGGAATGGTAACCTATTCTGATGAAAGATTAAATATTTTACAAGCTATTGCACTCGGTGGAGGAACCAATGAAAATTCAGACCTTACCAATGTAAGATTAATTAGAAATATAGATGGCAAAGACCAAACCATTACCTTAGACCTTACAGATTATAACCTATCTAATTCTCCATATTATTATATCCAAAATAATGATATCTTGTACGCTCTTCCAAACAGAGATGCACAGATTGCTGCAAACAAAACCCCTATTTTAAGTAAAATCCTAACCTATTCTGGAGTATTAGGACTTTTATTTGCGGCATATAATTTTATAAAAAATTAA
- a CDS encoding DUF72 domain-containing protein, translating to MKFGQVADPSQIDFTLPKDHPKTQEILGKSKGNDFNIYIGCAKWNKTDLKGFYPKGTKDELKYYATQFNSIELNATFYSLPSPEQVLTWKEKTPPNFKFFPKITNTVSHFRRLINVTDVVTDYATSVLNFGDQLGMVFLQLHDNFKPKDFDRVEKFVKEWPKEVPLAIEVRSAEWFEEENFEKFSELLEENNIANIIVDTAGRRDMLHMRLTSDTAFVRYVGANADSDYARLDDWLERIKLWKEEGLKNLYFFVHQNVELASPLLSAYFIEKINEAFGTEIHVPVMAQPKTLF from the coding sequence ATGAAATTCGGACAAGTAGCAGACCCATCACAAATAGACTTCACCCTTCCGAAAGACCATCCTAAAACCCAAGAAATTCTAGGAAAATCTAAAGGAAACGATTTCAATATCTACATCGGTTGTGCCAAATGGAACAAAACCGACCTGAAAGGATTTTACCCAAAAGGAACCAAAGACGAGTTGAAATACTACGCTACCCAATTCAATTCTATTGAGTTGAACGCTACATTTTACTCTTTGCCAAGTCCAGAGCAAGTACTCACATGGAAAGAAAAAACACCGCCTAATTTTAAGTTTTTCCCAAAAATCACCAATACCGTTTCGCATTTTAGAAGACTGATTAATGTAACTGATGTGGTGACGGATTACGCAACTTCAGTTTTGAATTTCGGAGACCAGTTGGGAATGGTGTTCTTACAACTGCATGATAATTTCAAACCTAAAGATTTTGATAGAGTAGAAAAATTTGTAAAAGAATGGCCAAAAGAAGTTCCACTGGCGATAGAAGTACGCAGTGCAGAGTGGTTTGAAGAAGAAAACTTTGAGAAATTCTCTGAACTTTTAGAAGAAAATAACATCGCGAATATCATCGTAGATACGGCAGGTAGAAGAGATATGTTACATATGAGACTCACTTCAGACACTGCTTTTGTAAGATATGTAGGCGCTAATGCAGACAGCGATTATGCAAGATTAGATGATTGGTTAGAACGCATTAAACTATGGAAAGAAGAAGGTTTGAAAAACTTGTATTTCTTTGTACATCAAAATGTAGAATTGGCTTCACCGTTGTTGTCGGCTTATTTCATTGAGAAAATTAACGAAGCATTCGGAACAGAAATTCATGTTCCTGTAATGGCTCAACCCAAAACTTTGTTTTAA
- a CDS encoding outer membrane beta-barrel protein: MKKIFFVFAILLSGFSFSQEVRWGAIANVHSSSIEGIHDFSRGRIAPSVGLFMEIPLETFQRSIYAPLRYYIYPVVEFSMEGEKTILEQGRQYYRNDFVAFALYGKFHLYRGYFENFYFMIGPRFAYNVSENRAGPTNEEAGYIGLRDDDMKKLNLSVSGALGYVISDKIEVYLRYDQGLSEVYPNYQDHKTWNRLVGVGFSYSFN; encoded by the coding sequence ATGAAAAAAATATTCTTTGTTTTTGCCATTTTGCTTTCAGGATTTTCTTTTTCGCAAGAAGTAAGATGGGGAGCGATTGCAAATGTGCACTCTTCGTCTATCGAGGGAATTCATGACTTCTCAAGAGGGAGAATTGCGCCAAGTGTAGGCTTGTTTATGGAAATTCCTTTAGAAACGTTCCAGAGAAGTATCTATGCACCGCTTCGTTATTACATTTATCCTGTAGTAGAATTCAGCATGGAAGGCGAAAAAACCATTCTAGAGCAAGGCAGACAATATTACAGAAATGATTTTGTTGCTTTTGCATTGTATGGGAAATTTCACTTGTACAGAGGATATTTTGAGAATTTTTATTTCATGATTGGGCCTAGATTTGCTTATAATGTTTCAGAAAATAGAGCCGGACCTACCAATGAAGAAGCGGGGTACATAGGATTGAGAGATGATGATATGAAAAAACTGAATTTATCAGTTTCTGGAGCGTTAGGGTATGTAATTAGCGATAAGATAGAGGTGTATTTAAGATATGATCAAGGCTTATCCGAAGTATACCCTAATTATCAAGATCATAAAACTTGGAACAGATTAGTGGGAGTAGGATTTAGTTATTCTTTTAACTAA
- a CDS encoding ribonucleotide-diphosphate reductase subunit beta, which yields MGIFDKRISYKPFEYPEVLQFVDAINKSFWVHSEIDFTADVQDFHSNLQPYEQNAVKHALLAIAQIEVSVKTFWGNLYNHMPKPELNGLGATFAECEFRHSEAYSRLLEVLGYNDEFNNVIEIPAIRERIDYLNTVLANAKSTNHKEYVSSLLLFSILIENVSLFSQFATILSFTRFKGYMKNVSNIIAWTSVDEQIHANAGIYLINKIREEQPELLTDADIEDIYGLVDRSVELEAKILDWIFEAGEIDMFSKEDLLNFMKYRVDDSLKKIGMKPRYNVTPEQYKPMMWFEEEVFANSLDDFFAKRPVDYTKHDKSITANDLF from the coding sequence ATGGGAATTTTTGACAAACGTATCAGTTATAAACCTTTTGAATATCCGGAAGTACTACAATTTGTTGATGCTATTAATAAATCTTTTTGGGTACACTCAGAAATAGATTTTACTGCGGATGTACAAGATTTCCATTCTAATCTTCAGCCTTACGAACAAAATGCGGTAAAGCATGCGCTTTTAGCGATTGCTCAAATTGAAGTTTCTGTAAAAACTTTCTGGGGAAATCTATACAACCACATGCCAAAACCAGAGCTTAATGGTTTAGGTGCTACCTTTGCAGAGTGCGAATTCCGTCACAGTGAGGCTTATTCTAGATTATTGGAAGTATTAGGATATAATGATGAATTCAATAATGTGATTGAAATTCCTGCCATCAGAGAGAGAATAGACTATTTGAATACGGTTTTAGCCAATGCGAAATCTACCAATCATAAAGAGTACGTTTCTTCACTGTTATTATTCTCTATTTTAATAGAAAACGTTTCGCTATTCAGTCAATTTGCGACGATTTTATCTTTTACAAGATTCAAAGGATACATGAAAAATGTATCGAACATCATTGCATGGACTTCTGTAGATGAGCAAATTCACGCCAATGCTGGAATCTATTTAATCAATAAAATCCGCGAAGAACAACCAGAATTATTGACCGATGCAGACATCGAAGATATCTATGGTTTAGTAGACCGTTCTGTAGAACTGGAAGCGAAAATTCTAGACTGGATTTTCGAAGCGGGAGAGATAGACATGTTCTCAAAAGAAGACTTGCTGAACTTTATGAAATATAGAGTAGACGATTCTTTGAAAAAAATTGGTATGAAACCCCGTTACAACGTAACACCTGAACAATACAAACCAATGATGTGGTTCGAGGAAGAAGTTTTCGCCAATTCATTAGATGACTTCTTTGCAAAAAGACCAGTAGATTACACCAAGCACGATAAAAGTATCACTGCGAACGATTTGTTTTAA
- a CDS encoding ABC transporter permease: MFDIDRWQEIFSSIRSNVLRTVLSGFTVALGLYIFIVLFGIGKGLQNAFQEGFTRDAQNLISIFTGKTTIAYEGLQADRQVTLNNSDYNAIVDAHPEKVQYSTPRYSTNLNVKYGKESGFYQISGANDEEVKIENRQLLNGRFISPKDIDEKQNVAVIGRMVQRDLIKNGDPVGKELEINGSVFKVIGVFSDDGGDWDERMISIPISTLQQMKKGSDTVSTVYIAYDEKLNPEQALAYSDQLKKELKARKKVSPDDENAVVVRNRAEGLKDSFQFLFVITMIVGFIGLGTLLAGIIGISNIMVYIVKERTQEIGVRKAIGAKPRTIVSLIIQESIVITVISGLIGVALGVLTLKLIGNSLEEYFIKDPSVGWLLITVAFISLVMSGLLAGFVPAYRASKIKPIEALRAE, translated from the coding sequence ATGTTTGATATAGACCGTTGGCAAGAAATTTTCAGTTCTATTCGCAGTAATGTATTGCGAACGGTGCTTTCTGGGTTTACCGTAGCGCTGGGTTTATATATTTTTATTGTTCTCTTTGGTATTGGAAAAGGATTGCAAAATGCTTTCCAAGAAGGATTTACCAGAGATGCACAGAATCTTATTTCCATTTTTACTGGAAAAACCACCATTGCTTATGAAGGCTTACAAGCTGACAGACAAGTAACCCTCAATAATAGTGACTATAATGCTATTGTAGATGCTCATCCTGAAAAAGTGCAGTATTCTACTCCACGATATTCTACCAACCTTAATGTAAAATATGGAAAAGAAAGTGGTTTCTACCAAATCAGCGGAGCTAATGATGAAGAAGTAAAAATAGAGAACCGACAATTACTCAACGGAAGATTTATCTCTCCAAAAGATATTGACGAAAAACAAAATGTAGCCGTAATCGGTAGAATGGTACAGCGTGACCTCATCAAAAATGGAGATCCTGTAGGAAAAGAACTCGAGATTAACGGTAGTGTTTTCAAAGTGATAGGCGTTTTTTCTGATGATGGTGGTGACTGGGACGAACGTATGATTTCCATCCCTATTTCTACGCTTCAGCAAATGAAAAAAGGTTCTGATACGGTGAGCACGGTTTACATTGCCTATGACGAAAAACTAAATCCTGAACAAGCCCTCGCTTATAGTGACCAACTGAAAAAGGAATTAAAAGCCAGAAAAAAAGTTTCTCCTGATGATGAAAATGCCGTGGTCGTAAGAAACAGAGCAGAAGGTTTGAAAGATTCTTTCCAATTTTTATTTGTCATTACCATGATTGTGGGGTTCATTGGTCTCGGAACTTTATTGGCAGGAATTATTGGGATTAGCAATATCATGGTTTATATCGTGAAAGAAAGAACTCAAGAAATTGGGGTAAGAAAAGCCATCGGTGCTAAACCGAGAACCATTGTGTCTTTGATTATTCAAGAAAGTATCGTGATTACCGTAATTTCTGGACTGATTGGCGTTGCTTTAGGCGTTTTGACTTTGAAATTAATTGGCAATAGTTTAGAAGAATATTTCATTAAAGACCCAAGTGTTGGTTGGCTATTGATTACCGTAGCATTTATCAGTTTGGTGATGTCTGGATTGCTTGCTGGATTTGTTCCTGCATACAGAGCGAGTAAAATAAAACCAATAGAAGCATTGAGAGCGGAGTAA
- a CDS encoding ABC transporter ATP-binding protein, with protein sequence MLVIKDLHKSYDIGHNKLHVLKGINLEIGEGEFVSIMGSSGSGKSTLLNIIGILDEKDSGIYELDGIPIEHLTETKAAEYRSKFLGFVFQSFNLIGYKTALENVALPLYYQDVPRKERNQRAMEYLEKVGLAQWANHLPNELSGGQKQRVAIARALITNPKVILADEPTGALDSQTTHDIMKLLQDINNEGKTIIVVTHEPDVAAQTKRNVHLKDGVIETDEYIQQVVL encoded by the coding sequence ATGCTAGTCATCAAGGATTTACATAAGTCTTACGATATCGGTCATAATAAGTTGCACGTTTTGAAAGGAATTAACCTAGAAATCGGCGAAGGAGAGTTCGTTTCGATTATGGGAAGTTCTGGTTCTGGAAAGTCTACTTTACTGAATATCATTGGTATTTTAGATGAAAAAGACAGCGGAATCTATGAATTAGATGGCATTCCTATAGAACATCTCACCGAAACCAAAGCGGCAGAATACAGAAGTAAATTTTTGGGATTTGTTTTCCAATCGTTTAATTTAATTGGGTATAAAACGGCATTAGAAAATGTAGCACTTCCACTCTATTATCAAGATGTTCCTAGAAAAGAGAGAAACCAGCGCGCAATGGAATATTTAGAGAAAGTAGGTTTAGCACAATGGGCGAATCACTTGCCTAATGAACTTTCGGGTGGACAAAAACAGCGTGTAGCAATTGCAAGAGCTTTAATTACCAATCCTAAAGTGATTTTGGCGGATGAACCAACAGGAGCACTCGATTCTCAGACCACTCATGATATTATGAAACTGCTTCAAGATATTAATAATGAAGGGAAAACCATCATCGTAGTTACCCACGAACCAGATGTAGCAGCTCAAACCAAGAGAAATGTACATTTGAAAGATGGTGTCATTGAAACGGATGAGTATATACAGCAGGTGGTTTTGTAA
- a CDS encoding Fic/DOC family protein, protein MSKYSVNPNEEEILPNLLNSISLREIQEAEFEGFLYAELLLTTQLSDKTKFDVDYIKNIHFLALKDVYAFAGNFRTVNISKQGFMFPAAKFLDQSMQEFQTEILNKLLNEYVKLDSVLFIEDIARVHAELLYIHPFREGNGRTARVLLNLMLRKNGWEPLDFSKMNEELFQQYVIAVQSSAMKNYEPMKKVIEQLF, encoded by the coding sequence ATGAGCAAATATTCTGTAAATCCGAACGAAGAAGAAATTCTTCCTAATTTATTAAATTCTATTTCTCTGCGAGAAATCCAAGAAGCAGAATTTGAAGGGTTTTTGTATGCAGAATTGTTATTGACTACTCAACTTTCTGACAAGACAAAATTTGATGTTGATTACATTAAAAACATTCATTTTCTTGCGCTGAAAGATGTTTATGCTTTTGCTGGTAATTTCAGGACAGTCAATATTTCAAAACAAGGTTTTATGTTTCCGGCAGCGAAATTTTTAGATCAATCAATGCAAGAGTTTCAAACGGAAATTTTAAACAAATTGCTTAATGAATATGTAAAATTAGACTCTGTTTTATTTATTGAGGATATAGCAAGAGTTCATGCAGAACTATTATACATTCATCCTTTCAGAGAAGGAAATGGTAGAACTGCAAGGGTTTTACTTAATTTAATGTTGAGAAAAAATGGATGGGAGCCTTTAGATTTTTCTAAAATGAATGAAGAATTATTTCAACAATATGTAATAGCAGTTCAATCTTCAGCAATGAAAAATTACGAACCGATGAAAAAAGTTATTGAGCAGTTGTTTTAA